The following proteins are co-located in the Bosea sp. AS-1 genome:
- a CDS encoding SufE family protein, whose translation MTTTLDEIVANFELLDEWDDRYRYLIELGKSLEPLPEEAHNDANKVRGCASQVWLDMHSEDGPGPQTRLHFRGDSDAHIVRGLVALALAIFSGRKAEEILATDAFAIYEKLGLAAHLTPQRSNGVRAMIERIKNDARAAAA comes from the coding sequence ATGACCACCACTCTCGACGAGATCGTCGCCAATTTCGAGCTGCTCGACGAATGGGACGATCGCTATCGCTACCTGATCGAGCTCGGCAAGAGCCTCGAGCCGCTGCCGGAAGAGGCGCATAACGACGCCAACAAGGTGCGCGGCTGCGCCAGCCAGGTCTGGCTCGACATGCACAGCGAAGACGGCCCGGGCCCGCAGACGCGCCTGCATTTCCGCGGCGACAGCGACGCTCACATCGTCCGCGGGCTGGTCGCGCTCGCGCTCGCGATCTTTTCGGGCCGGAAGGCCGAGGAAATCCTCGCGACGGACGCCTTCGCCATCTACGAGAAGCTCGGCCTCGCCGCACATCTCACGCCGCAGCGCTCCAACGGCGTGCGCGCCATGATCGAGCGGATCAAGAACGACGCCCGCGCCGCCGCGGCGTGA
- a CDS encoding DUF6456 domain-containing protein has translation MTGESERRDRIRLLNHLAEPGAYGVVSPLGCGRIALYRERGGASLGAGYVTAQAAAALVGEGVAVWRAEGRRTRLVLADRAATQADPVTSPADTPPKQAARFDDRESPLLWLHRRPGKDGKPQIDDAEFAAGERFRADLTRAGMLPRTTMNWDAALTPDERGPGPRDPAGASDAAIAARQRVRRACEQLGPELSGLAIDVCGFLKGLDLIERERRWPARSAKVVLRVALATLASHYGTDRGGKPSGLRGWQAPGARPEIQPAVEP, from the coding sequence ATGACCGGGGAGAGCGAACGCCGCGATCGCATCCGGCTGCTGAATCACCTCGCCGAGCCCGGCGCCTATGGCGTTGTCTCACCGCTCGGATGCGGCCGGATCGCCTTGTATCGCGAGCGTGGCGGCGCCAGCCTCGGGGCCGGCTATGTCACCGCGCAGGCCGCGGCCGCGCTCGTTGGGGAGGGGGTGGCCGTCTGGCGGGCCGAGGGCAGGCGTACGCGCCTCGTCCTGGCGGACCGGGCCGCTACGCAGGCCGATCCCGTGACCTCGCCAGCCGATACGCCGCCGAAACAGGCCGCAAGGTTCGACGATCGCGAAAGCCCGTTGCTCTGGCTTCACCGTCGTCCCGGCAAGGACGGCAAGCCGCAGATCGACGATGCCGAATTCGCCGCCGGCGAGCGTTTCCGGGCGGATCTCACCCGCGCCGGGATGCTGCCGCGCACGACGATGAACTGGGATGCGGCATTGACTCCGGACGAGCGCGGCCCTGGCCCGCGCGATCCCGCCGGCGCCTCCGACGCCGCCATCGCGGCCCGTCAGCGGGTCCGGCGCGCTTGCGAGCAGCTCGGGCCCGAGCTCTCCGGCCTGGCCATCGATGTCTGCGGCTTCCTCAAGGGGCTCGATCTGATCGAGCGCGAGAGGCGCTGGCCGGCCCGCTCGGCCAAGGTGGTGCTCCGCGTCGCGCTGGCAACGCTGGCCTCTCATTACGGGACGGATCGCGGCGGCAAACCGTCCGGCCTCAGGGGATGGCAGGCGCCCGGAGCGAGACCTGAGATCCAGCCCGCGGTCGAACCCTAG
- a CDS encoding helix-turn-helix domain-containing protein has protein sequence MNNIDVGSDIVLQEAAGARLAEAVIAAAAKIPARKLRTTNRGRQQIAAARQRAMYLAHVTFGLSLTRVGICFGRDRTTVRHACALVEDSRDDPRCELGLSALEAALLAARSSLSLEPGEAV, from the coding sequence ATGAACAATATCGACGTCGGCTCTGACATCGTCTTGCAGGAGGCTGCCGGGGCGAGGCTTGCGGAAGCGGTCATCGCTGCCGCGGCAAAAATTCCAGCGCGAAAGCTGAGGACCACCAACCGCGGCCGGCAGCAGATCGCCGCCGCACGTCAACGGGCGATGTATCTCGCTCACGTGACCTTCGGGCTCAGCCTCACACGTGTTGGCATCTGCTTCGGCCGCGACCGGACGACGGTGCGCCATGCCTGCGCCTTGGTGGAGGATAGTCGCGACGATCCGCGTTGCGAGTTGGGGTTGAGTGCGCTTGAAGCAGCGCTTCTCGCTGCCCGCTCAAGCCTGTCGCTCGAGCCGGGGGAGGCAGTCTGA
- a CDS encoding MucR family transcriptional regulator: MADTEGADFIELTADIVSAYVSNNSVPASDLPALISEVHSALNRVIGGAAPVIPVEAPKPAIPVKKSITADYLVCLEDGKKFKSLKRHLRTQYNMSPEQYREKWGLPPDYPMVAPNYAEARSQLAKKMGLGQQRRKRR, encoded by the coding sequence ATGGCCGATACCGAGGGAGCGGACTTCATCGAACTGACGGCAGATATCGTTTCTGCCTACGTTTCCAACAATTCTGTTCCTGCGTCCGACTTGCCGGCTCTGATCAGCGAGGTTCATTCCGCGCTGAATCGTGTCATCGGCGGCGCAGCGCCTGTGATTCCGGTTGAGGCTCCGAAGCCGGCGATCCCGGTGAAGAAGTCGATTACTGCCGATTATCTGGTCTGTCTCGAGGACGGAAAGAAGTTCAAGTCGCTGAAGCGTCACCTGCGCACGCAATACAATATGTCGCCGGAGCAGTATCGTGAGAAGTGGGGCCTGCCGCCCGACTATCCGATGGTCGCGCCGAACTATGCCGAGGCCCGTTCGCAGCTTGCGAAGAAGATGGGTCTGGGCCAGCAGCGCCGCAAGCGTCGCTGA